The following proteins are encoded in a genomic region of Drosophila willistoni isolate 14030-0811.24 chromosome 3R, UCI_dwil_1.1, whole genome shotgun sequence:
- the LOC6649780 gene encoding uncharacterized protein LOC6649780 isoform X2 has translation MNRTKLPLLTLALAVVLLVVAQANSSQPSEDDAVLPPNADNIEIHHVKLINGVMHEDHPIVMYKEDFVSEDYDPKKNDTPTTVQHKKHRHMRHHRVIVDEPRLQFDTLPDTPIIIDDVVPPSKEELLLKHPKKYRSRQRRQAIAWRTGNFYTTPYSSFYYQAPASNAYLPPLTNYPFQRVPVAGKPPKKTGKLPQWDIKPQTTEGPIDIGSRLDVDVSNPLHHNSNPADADFSVFDQPRPQSNQRPDSSRNPPPPPQPQRPSTSWSPTETPEEARPIWGPSVSRQPNSVQGSPSNSRPQQQRPWQTTTAPTTRSPAVNTSPRVSNCVWAIVNCCSRGSTKIRYACFEDFNCHGAFWGVNPCADETIRDGTIAFVTNTFS, from the exons ATGAATCGAACTAAACTTCCATTATTGACATTAGCTCTGGCCGTGGTCCTGTTGGTGGTGGCCCAAGCAAACAGTAGCCAACCGAGCGAAGATGATGCAGTTCTTCCACCCAATGCTGATAATATAGAG ATTCATCACGTAAAGTTGATTAATGGCGTTATGCATGAGGATCATCCCATTGTTATGTACAAAGAAGATTTTGTCAGTGAAGATTATG ATCCCAAAAAGAATGATACTCCAACCACGGTGCAGCATAAGAAACACAGACATATGCGTCACCATCGAGTAATTGTGGATGAGCCGAGACTTCAGTTCGATACGCTGCCCGATACGCCCATTATTATCGATGATGTTGTGCCGCCAAGCAAAGAggaattgctgctgaaacaCCCCAAGAAGTATCGCAGTCGTCAGCGTCGTCAAGCGATTGCCTGGAGGACAGGTAACTTCTATACAACACCCTATTCGTCGTTTTACTATCAGGCTCCAGCTTCTAATGCTTATCTGCCACCACTGACTAACTATCCATTCCAAAG AGTACCAGTTGCTGGGAAGCCACCAAAAAAAACCGGCAAGCTGCCCCAATGGGATATAAAACCGCAAACAACCGAAGGACCAATTGATATAGGCAGCCGTCTTGATGTAGATGTATCCAATCCCTTGCATCACAATTCAAATCCAGCTGATGCAGATTTCTCGGTCTTTGACCAACCTCGACCTCAATCAAATCAGAGACCTGACTCTAGCAGAAATCCTCCGCCTCCGCCTCAGCCTCAAAGGCCATCTACGTCCTGGTCACCGACCGAAACGCCAGAGG AAGCACGTCCAATTTGGGGCCCAAGTGTATCAAGGCAACCCAACAGTGTACAAG GTAGTCCGAGTAATAGTCGTCCTCAACAACAACGACCATGGCAAACCACAACAGCACCAACCACACGATCACCAGCGGTGAACACTTCACCCAGGGTCTCCAattgtgtctgggcaattgtCAATTGCTGCTCGCGGGGCAGTACGAAAATACGATACGCCTGCTTCGAGGACTTCAATTGTCATGGCGCCTTCTGGGGGGTCAATCCTTGTGCTGATGAGACAATACGCGATGGTACGATCGCTTTCGTCACAAATACGTTCTCCTAA
- the LOC6649780 gene encoding uncharacterized protein LOC6649780 isoform X1 — translation MNRTKLPLLTLALAVVLLVVAQANSSQPSEDDAVLPPNADNIEIHHVKLINGVMHEDHPIVMYKEDFVSEDYDPKKNDTPTTVQHKKHRHMRHHRVIVDEPRLQFDTLPDTPIIIDDVVPPSKEELLLKHPKKYRSRQRRQAIAWRTGNFYTTPYSSFYYQAPASNAYLPPLTNYPFQRNRVPVAGKPPKKTGKLPQWDIKPQTTEGPIDIGSRLDVDVSNPLHHNSNPADADFSVFDQPRPQSNQRPDSSRNPPPPPQPQRPSTSWSPTETPEEARPIWGPSVSRQPNSVQGSPSNSRPQQQRPWQTTTAPTTRSPAVNTSPRVSNCVWAIVNCCSRGSTKIRYACFEDFNCHGAFWGVNPCADETIRDGTIAFVTNTFS, via the exons ATGAATCGAACTAAACTTCCATTATTGACATTAGCTCTGGCCGTGGTCCTGTTGGTGGTGGCCCAAGCAAACAGTAGCCAACCGAGCGAAGATGATGCAGTTCTTCCACCCAATGCTGATAATATAGAG ATTCATCACGTAAAGTTGATTAATGGCGTTATGCATGAGGATCATCCCATTGTTATGTACAAAGAAGATTTTGTCAGTGAAGATTATG ATCCCAAAAAGAATGATACTCCAACCACGGTGCAGCATAAGAAACACAGACATATGCGTCACCATCGAGTAATTGTGGATGAGCCGAGACTTCAGTTCGATACGCTGCCCGATACGCCCATTATTATCGATGATGTTGTGCCGCCAAGCAAAGAggaattgctgctgaaacaCCCCAAGAAGTATCGCAGTCGTCAGCGTCGTCAAGCGATTGCCTGGAGGACAGGTAACTTCTATACAACACCCTATTCGTCGTTTTACTATCAGGCTCCAGCTTCTAATGCTTATCTGCCACCACTGACTAACTATCCATTCCAAAG AAACAGAGTACCAGTTGCTGGGAAGCCACCAAAAAAAACCGGCAAGCTGCCCCAATGGGATATAAAACCGCAAACAACCGAAGGACCAATTGATATAGGCAGCCGTCTTGATGTAGATGTATCCAATCCCTTGCATCACAATTCAAATCCAGCTGATGCAGATTTCTCGGTCTTTGACCAACCTCGACCTCAATCAAATCAGAGACCTGACTCTAGCAGAAATCCTCCGCCTCCGCCTCAGCCTCAAAGGCCATCTACGTCCTGGTCACCGACCGAAACGCCAGAGG AAGCACGTCCAATTTGGGGCCCAAGTGTATCAAGGCAACCCAACAGTGTACAAG GTAGTCCGAGTAATAGTCGTCCTCAACAACAACGACCATGGCAAACCACAACAGCACCAACCACACGATCACCAGCGGTGAACACTTCACCCAGGGTCTCCAattgtgtctgggcaattgtCAATTGCTGCTCGCGGGGCAGTACGAAAATACGATACGCCTGCTTCGAGGACTTCAATTGTCATGGCGCCTTCTGGGGGGTCAATCCTTGTGCTGATGAGACAATACGCGATGGTACGATCGCTTTCGTCACAAATACGTTCTCCTAA